The proteins below come from a single Aegilops tauschii subsp. strangulata cultivar AL8/78 chromosome 6, Aet v6.0, whole genome shotgun sequence genomic window:
- the LOC109745596 gene encoding uncharacterized protein: protein MEEGAAAGVAGRGAHEGESLTSGRRPPGFDGVRIKAMRGAIQGHPLAHESHVQGAQMDGYRSSLNQGNNGTFWDERQVCIPAEEQQSPAGRSTRSVRSRGRRTKNFSDKEDNMLVLAWLNIGMEVAPGNEQVRSYWQRIYCYFHRNRNFESDRNQNSLTHRWSTIQEHVQKFCWCYDRIGCKNGITEEERIVQALGVYKSEEKKAFGFLHCWNTLHAHQKWTDRLSQKKQKTTSNSSPGTFALGTNSIRLDDEADARSPKNEDSGSDDGGDCGHEQVQALECALQEQPLDHKSHLQVATMDGYTYRSLLNQGNKEPFWDDRQLGSSSAEEQQSPIEQAIPSMPTNIKRTENFSDMEDYMLVLAWLNISMDAAQGNEQTCSTYWQRMHCYFHENRNFESDRSQNSLLHRWSTIQEHVQKFCRCYDRVGRRSVMTEKDKIVQALEVYKAEEKKAFGFLHCWNTLQLHKKWTDMLSQKKQKTTPNSSPDTSNSRWPDGEAEVPTPENEPLERPIGSMAEKEQLQPCKSSVSPNDNIYMEAADHLWSNKRVAESVKELKEDEHFEQACALEEERIANGKDMIAHKRKKLEVKERELEFKRKKLEVRERELELQRRLEDGRIMDMDISAMTGRQQQFYMSLQSEIIARRCNSSK from the exons atggaggagggggcggccgcgGGCGTCGCCGGCAGAGGCGCCCACGAGGGGGAGAGCCTCACCTCCGGGAGGCGGCCCCCGGGCTTCGACGGGGTCCGCATCAAGGCCATGCGGGGCGCCATCCAGGGACATCCTCTCGCCCACGAGTCCCACGTGCAG GGTGCCCAAATGGATGGTTACAGGAGCTCGCTGAATCAGGGAAACAACGGCACATTTTGGGACGAGCGTCAAGTCTGTATCCCAGCTGAGGAGCAGCAGTCGCCAGCTGGACGGTCTACTCGGTCCGTGAGATCAAGGGGCAGGAGAACAAAAAATTTCAGCGATAAGGAAGACAACATGCTGGTGTTGGCATGGCTGAATATCGGCATGGAAGTAGCACCAGGGAACGAGCAAGTTCGTTCTTATTGGCAGAGGATATATTGTTACTTCCACCGGAACAGGAACTTTGAGTCGGATCGCAATCAAAATTCCCTCACTCACCGTTGGTCTACCATTCAGGAACACGTTCAGAAATTCTGCTGGTGTTATGACCGGATTGGGTGTAAAAACGGGATCACAGAGGAAGAAAGG ATAGTTCAGGCGTTGGGAGTGTACAAATCAGAAGAGAAGAAAGCGTTTGGTTTCTTGCATTGTTGGAATACCTTACACGCCCATCAAAAGTGGACTGATAGGTTGTCTCAGAAAAAACAGAAGACAACCTCCAATTCAAGCCCGGGTACATTTGCTCTTGGAACCAACTCAATTCGGCTTGACGATGAAGCAGATGCTCGTAGTCCAAAAAACGAGGACTCGGGCTCGGACGATGGAGGGGACTGTGGGCATGAGCAGGTTCAGGCCCTGGAGTGCGCCCTCCAGGAGCAGCCTCTCGACCACAAGTCCCATCTTCAG GTTGCCACAATGGATGGTTATACCTACAGGAGCTTGTTGAATCAGGGAAACAAGGAACCATTTTGGGATGACCGTCAACTTGGTAGTAGCTCAGCTGAGGAGCAACAATCGCCAATTGAACAAGCTATTCCGTCCATGCCAACAAACATCAAGAGAACAGAAAATTTCAGCGATATGGAAGACTATATGTTGGTGTTGGCATGGCTAAATATCAGTATGGATGCAGCACAAGGGAATGAGCAGACTTGTTCCACTTATTGGCAGAGAATGCATTGTTACTTCCACGAGAACAGGAACTTCGAGTCAGATCGTAGTCAAAATTCTCTCTTGCACCGTTGGTCGACCATTCAAGAACACGTACAGAAGTTCTGTAGATGTTATGACCGTGTTGGGCGTAGAAGCGTGATGACAGAGAAAGATAAG ATTGTTCAGGCATTGGAAGTGTACAAGGCAGAAGAAAAGAAAGCGTTTGGTTTCTTGCATTGTTGGAATACCTTACAGCTCCATAAAAAATGGACTGATATGTTATCTCAGAAAAAACAGAAGACGACACCCAATTCAAGTCCAGACACGTCCAACTCACGTTGGCCTGATGGTGAAGCGGAGGTTCCTACTCCAGAAAATGAGCCTTTGGAAAGACCAATAGGTAGTATGGCGGAGAAAGAACAATTACAACCTTGTAAAAGTTCTGTCTCTCCAAATGATAATATTTACATGGAAGCGGCAGATCATCTGTGGTCAAATAAGAGAGTGGCGGAGAGTGTGAAAGAGCTCAAGGAAGACGAGCACTTTGAACAAGCATGTGCACTAGAAGAAGAGAGGATAGCAAATGGAAAAGACATGATAGCACACAAGAGAAAAAAGCTTGAAGTAAAAGAAAGAGAGTTAGAATTCAAGAGAAAGAAGCTGGAAGTAAGGGAAAGAGAGTTGGAACTTCAGAGAAGGTTGGAAGATGGGAGAATAATGGATATGGATATTAGTGCTATGACTGGGCGACAACAACAGTTCTACATGAGCTTGCAGAGTGAGATCATCGCTCGACGATGcaatagctcgaaatga